The following coding sequences lie in one Cucurbita pepo subsp. pepo cultivar mu-cu-16 chromosome LG13, ASM280686v2, whole genome shotgun sequence genomic window:
- the LOC111809067 gene encoding transcription factor MYB62-like: MEGVGRSELRRGPWTIEEDTLLIHYIASHGEGHWNNLAKHAGLERTGKSCRLRWLNYLKPDIKRGNLTPQEQLLILQLHSKWGNRWSKIAQQLPGRTDNEIKNYWRTRVQKQAKQLNIESNSEKFLETVRHLWIPRLLQEMDQRSSSTSFNYNSPSLESFSQALQQNPSGSSAIEANQSSIQSSGVYYQWPESSESVSEEFGNNSDLQPLDNGELQVDQLQHPFSLLGAACGVAEFDGQMAASYWVLEDDVAETFWNLENCL, from the exons ATGGAAGGTGTTGGAAGAAGTGAGCTGCGAAGAGGCCCATGGACCATTGAAGAAGACACTCTCCTCATTCACTATATTGCTTCTCATGGTGAAGGGCATTGGAACAATTTAGCCAAACATGCAG GCCTTGAGAGAACCGGAAAAAGTTGCAGGTTGAGATGGCTGAATTACTTAAAACCCGACATCAAACGTGGGAATCTCACTCCTCAAGAACAGCTCCTCATCCTCCAACTCCATTCCAAATGGGGCAACCG ATGGTCAAAGATTGCACAACAATTACCGGGAAGAACAGATAATGAGATAAAAAATTACTGGAGGACGCGGGTacaaaaacaagcaaaacAGCTCAACATCGAATCAAACAGCGAAAAATTCTTGGAGACAGTTCGTCATTTGTGGATTCCGAGGTTGCTTCAAGAAATGGACCAAAGATCATCATCAACTTCGTTTAACTACAATTCTCCATCTTTGGAGAGCTTCTCACAAGCTCTCCAGCAGAACCCATCTGGTTCATCCGCCATTGAAGCCAACCAGAGCTCAATTCAGAGCTCTGGGGTTTATTATCAATGGCCAGAGTCCTCTGAAAGTGTTTCAGAAGAGTTTGGGAATAATTCTGATCTGCAGCCACTGGATAATGGTGAGCTTCAGGTGGACCAGCTACAACACCCATTCTCTTTGTTGGGTGCTGCTTGTGGAGTTGCAGAGTTTGATGGCCAAATGGCTGCATCTTATTGGGTGTTGGAGGATGATGTGGCAGAGACCTTTTGGAATTTGGAAAATTGTTTGTAG